In the genome of Toxoplasma gondii ME49 chromosome Ia, whole genome shotgun sequence, the window CAGTTATTTTGCATATCGCTCCTCCACCAGCCTGTCGTCTCCAGAACGCGGGAACACTGCACACAAGATTGTCGAACTCTGAACGGGCTCCCATCCAAGCACGCGTGCACACCCGCCCGCTTGCTCATTCTATGTTATATCTTCAGCCCCCATGTCACGTGCACTCGTGAGTCGGCAACGCTTGCACAACAAATTCATATTCGCGTGGTCGTCCGTTGTGTCTGGGGGTGCCTTCCCTTAAATATGCCAGTGCAGATCGCCAACAAACAGATGTAATGAGACAATGCGTTACGTGGAGACTCACTATCCGTGACTGCAAAGCTCCCGCAATGCACCTTAACATCGCGATGGAATTGCCCTTTGAGAAGGGGATGACCGGAGACACTTTTCATTTGACCACTGTTTCTCCCCACTTCCTTTCACCCTCACAACCAACCTTCACACTCTTACCACTACAGGCGATTTTCTCTCCGTATCTCCCAGAACCTTGGCGGACTGCCAAGGTAGATCATAGGCCAAATGCACTTACCTGAGGCACCTATGGAATGCACAGACTCACCTGAATTACTCGAAGTCTTGCACGTTCATATCACCGTGCAGCATATTTTACAGAAGAGGGAATTCTTTCTTATGACGCGTCTCAAGTGCTTGGGCACAGAACTCGCAGCGGTTGATACGTCTGGGCGCTCTCGCGATAAGCACTTCTTTGCCTAACACTCTCGAAAAGCTAGACTCAGTCTTCTTTGTGTTGACACGCTGCATCGTACCCTGTCAACAGTTCCGTCTCTACGGTGATAGGAGTCTCACGCAACGTCGTGGCGCATGAGGGCGTACCATAGGGGCGACCGGTGAAGCTGGATAGCGCTGACGGCTGAAAGGGTGTTTCCTATCGCTGCTTGGAGTGGACGCAACTCATCTCAGTTCGCTTCTCGTGATACTCGACGATCCTTTTCAGGAGCCATCTCACCAACCTCATCATGAGGGATGGGTTCCACGATGTACACGAAACCCGGAAAAATACTCACTCTCCTAAGCTGCACAAAAACAGGCATTTTTGGACACACCCTCTCACGCGTCATTTAACTCACGTTGTCGCCTCTGAACAGCATCATCTACTGGCACGCAGCAGTCTCCTAAATGCATAGCTTCTATCAGCCGTGCAGAATTATGTGCACGGATCCTGCTGCGCTTTTTCCAGCTGTATGATCCACCGACACATTCGCAGTGATTGGCACTTCTCAGAAGTCAACCGCACATCAACAACGAGCAAAAACCGCCTAACCCCACCGTTGCATCACCATCAAGACTCTGTGTTGTATTTTCAGAGTCCGAGCGCTTTTGGGGCGGACGTCAGACGGCTCAGCCGACGAGAGGATCTGCACCGACATTTGCAGTCGACGCCATCAGCTCCATTCTCAGGTTTTATTCGGCGTACATCTCAGACGTGTGTACCGATTCCTTACGGTACGCGGCGTACAATATTCGTCCTCTGGAAAAGATTCACTGCTTGTGGCGCCACTGTTCAAGACACTGGCACATTCCTTGGTGGTCACTCGAGTCTTGCTCTGTCGTGGGAGGAATAAATTGGTACGTCGGAGCATCAACAGAGCGTTAAGGCGTCTCCAGGAGTCTACCAACAAGCAAACGAATTTCGCCGAAAATTAAGCATCTGGTACACGGTGCTCGAAGATGTATCTGGCAGGGCTCTATCACCAGACCGTCGAAGCGAAGTGCGTTACTTATCTAGTTAGAGAAGTAGCAGCAGGATGGGAATTTAAAACGTCGCATGCTCCAACAGCCTCTTTCGTATTCGTGTGCATGTTCGTTCACGTGACTCGAATTCTCAGTAGGTTTCATACTCAGAGGCTGATCAGCTAGTGACACTGTACCAACGCCTTGTAAACGTGGTCTGAATCTCTCACGGCAGAAGGCTCTGCCTTCGTCATATACGTCTGGGCCACAGACATTTACGGCTACCGACCTTTCCGCATTTCCCGCTTACTGTCATCAGATACTGCAATATAACGCATGAAAGGGATCCCCGAGTCGCACATTCTTCGGTAGCTCCTGCAGTTGTCTAGACCGGAAACGAGAGTTGATCCTGTGTGGAATGACGCACGAGTGCTGTAGAAATGGGCTATCCCGTGATTGCACacccagagagacgaggcacGTGTAGGAGCTCAGCGGACAAACTGTTTCTGTTGATTCACGCTGACCGTTCGAAATGTAGATAAGGTGCGAAAGACTCGCTTGTGTGAGAACCGCAGGTGAGTGCGACGACTCGcaagtctctgcagaaacggaCGAATGCTTCCTTTAACTCTGAACGATGTGCTCACTAAGGTTCTCCAATTTGCAATGCAAACTCACGAGCGCAATACCAATGACAATGGTTGCTAGTCCAGCAACCACCTGCACATGGCAGAACAGCACAGTCAGCGCCAGGGTTGGTAGCGCGCTCCTCAGTGGAATTTCTGCGCGCATCACACCATAGGAAAGGTCTGCcaggtcttcttcttgtcgtAAAGTGAATGTCGGACTCAAGTATGCAACATCCACCCGTGGGACCACTCTCGTATAAGCCTGTGCATGAGGTAACGTGCATAATCTCCGGTCACGCACAGGTCTCCCACCAAAGTTGCCGATCCATGACACCGCCCCTTCTGCAGCACAGACCTTAGCTTGTAATCACGAAGCCACCCGAACGCCCGTGTTTGAATTCCGTATCCGGAGAGAAAAGTAGGCGCATCACAACACATCAGAGAATCCGACATATTCATGGAAGTGCTCACGAGCTTCTGCTGTTCATACACACGGAATCCGAATATGAAGGGCATTCAGACACTTCATGGAGGGCGTTTGCACCAGGAATGAAGGTCAACACGAAAATTTGTGTAGCTgaacagcgaaaaaaggTCCGGGACGAGAAGAGTGGTGAATAACTCTTGCTATCTGCGGCTGTGAGCACTGTCGCGCACACGAACCAGaaacgtgcatgcacacagcaATAACAAAACTTGCAGATGTGGGCCTTTTGAAAAGTGTTTTTGTGTGGTCAAATTGTAACCGAAATACTATCTCTACGTCGACTGAAGCCTGTGAAGTCTCCCTTTTTTTGTCTTCGTGTGAGCCGTCCAGTTTTCATATAACGGCAATAATGCTGCGTCACTTCTCAGCGGCATCACCAGATTATGGCAATGTCTtcttgtgtctgtttccttccagGATAGAATCAGTGGTCTACAAGCATATTGAAAACACGCCATATCCATAAGGatgcttccttttttttctgtcaaGACTGGGCGCCCTGATAAACCCTCATGTAGTGTTTCACTACGAGGCGACGCCAGTTCCTCTGTCATGGAATCGATGTTGGACCACACTCTGTTGGACAAACTCATGCACTCCCGCAGAGTCCTTCTGTCACGCGGTTCTCAGGCGAACTTAAGTCATCAAGTGCCACAGGAGGCATGTGTCAGCACTCACCATCATTGGATCATTTTGATTGATAGCCTGCACGCAAACAAAAACGTCTCTCAGTTCTGAGGAAGTTTTGAGCTTGAACATGCTGCCCATCAGTTCCGGGGACTGGCAGACGCCTCGGGAAACTGGGCACACGCCTCTACCTATGCTCGTTTGCGCCTTAACACGGATTTAGGCGTTGTCTACGGGACCGCGCATTGCGGCAAGTAGCGGAGGGGTTGCTGTCGTCCGCCTAAACCAGGCGACTTACCCCGATGCGACACCATGAACGGACACAACAAAGAGTTATCAACTGGCATATAGTACAACTCAATTAACCGACCATACGTCCTCCTCGGGGACGAAGCCAGTGTGAGACAGCATTTGATAAAGACACCATCGCTGACGCCTGAGACAATCTTATGTCCCTAAGAAATCTGATATCTcggcagaaaaaagcgagaggagacctCTGCAGGCGACAAAGCCTGGGGAAAAAACGGCTCTGTCCTCTAAAACCCAGTCCACCCAGTCCCTATGAGCTAACCGCGTGATTCTCACCGACACGCGAGAACCAGTTAAGACAGCACTAGAAACGCGCACAGCAATCAGGCAGTGCTCGTAGAATCTCCCAGACTGCATCAATCACATCGTTCCCGAAAAACAAGCAGCACTTGAAAGCACCGTCGAGGCAGTACAGTACGAATGTTGTCGCCCCCGTCCAGTTCCCGGCACCTCCACTTTCACATGGTAGTCGTTCTCTGTCGTAGGCCGAACCAGCACTCTATGAATACGAAACAGCTAAACAAAAAGTGGTACGCAGCTTAATATCTTCCAGTGGCATGCACAGCAGTTCAATCAGTAAGCGCGGCCCCTTATATCGTTCAAACGTCTGCTGAGAGACGATACGCCTCGCCACCGCAGAAAGAGTACTCACGAGCACGTCGGTTCTTTTCTCTAGTCTGAGAGCCTGAGGACGCTCACAACACATGAATAGTGGAGTGATAGTTCACGCACAAGGAGGATGTAACTACCTTGGGGGAGTTGCCGAGTATACAACAAAATGTAAACTACAGTCACGAATCCTACCATGTCGTCCGCAGCAGCGACAtatctctcttcatctctggCAGCGAAGATTCGTTCGGTTCCGACCCGTAAAGCAGCTTTGTTTTATGTGCGTCCACGACTTTCTGCAGTGATGTTGCCGGACCAATGTGCGCAGCATTAAAATGAATGCTGAGGCTCGTTGTTTGTGCTCGTTCAGTGACTGGTGGAAAGACTAGCATTCCACCGAACGAACACCTTAGCACGTGGTTGTCATCCATTTTTCAGGCAATGGCCGCTGCGATCGAACTCGCTGGCACCACATGGTAACACTCAAGGCCGCCGCAGAAGCCGAGCTGGTCACCCAAGTATGCTAAAGACGCTCCACGAGGCCGATACCACCTTGTCTCCCAAAAGGTTGAAACCAGCTCTTAAGAGAAACTCCTGCCGGAACATGTTGATGTCACTGTGGTATGATGTCGGCAAGCTTGCAAATCGTCGCAGATGCAAGCATCCAGGTCAGTTTACTGCTTATTTAAAGTCGATCGATCTAAACTCATTGTTGGAGCATTGTCTCGTTCGGATGAGTCCGCTACAAATGCCAACAGTTTGAATCAGCATATGAAATCATAAATGCAAGCACGGGTTCACTGTTCACAGGAGCAAAAAGTCGCCGGAGGTATTACAGCCTCTGCTCGTATCAAGGACTTCCACGATGGCAACCTCGACTTAAGGATTCGAGGCCTGGGTCAGGCGCCCAACGGGACAACAGAATGATCACTTGCATCCAATCCGCCCATGGGACTGCTGCCCCTACTCGGCACCCTCACCCTGACGTCAAGAACTCCACTGCAACAGTCAGATTCGACGGGGAGAAACAGTGGACACGTGATAGAAGCATTTCGTGAATCTAGCTGGAGGAAAGCGCCGTGTGCAGCAGAGAATTCCTTCACATGCGACTGCTCCAATATCGAAAGCACTATCTTACCTTGTGCCCTCAGAATCAGACAATATCAATTCTCGCCGAGCCCTAACCGGCGAaatctctctcgcttcatATCGCcaaggacagaagaacaagaggtCCTCCGGAAAAGTGATTCAATCATGTCTCCTTCTGAATCGGCAAAACAGACTCGCTTCTGCAAGCCGGTGGTGCTTACCTGCAGTCTGGTGGAGACGGATCCATGAAGATGGGAACAACACACATGAGGTGCAAGCCCTCACGAGCGTGAATGGTGCGAAGTGACCGGCGAATATCGAGCCCCTGTGCTTCCAGCCGTCCATCATCATGCATGgcgatctgcatgcgcactaCTCCCAACAGACGTCGCTATCTGGCATCAAACTACAGAAAAGAAGTTTAGCAACCGCCACAGCAATCAGGGTAAATGGCAACCGTACGGCTTGCACTCCGTCTGAAAATGTGTGTGGAGATGTGGAGTTGCTAGACTAGCGTGGTGGTGCCGTCCGTAACTTACGCCGCGCCTGAGTGTATAGGGCAAAGGAAAATCAAACGAACGCTATACGTTTGATGGCCCAAGAGTATCTAGAGCATTTGTGACTCTGAACCACTGAAGCAGAATGCAGCACGGCCCTCACCGTAACATCGCTTCCGGTACACGTTTAGGGGTTTTCCGAGCGTTCACGAGACATACAGTTGATGGCTTACTTGAAGCTGGCGTAGTTGCTTTACGCAAATTTCTGCCCGAGTTGAGAAAGATGGTGCCGAGGAGGACAGCAAGCACGACGCTTGCAAGGCTGTAAAATTACGCCCGCATgagaaacaaacaaaaaCCGATGAGGACATCTACACAACATGACAGACAGAGCTGTCCCCCTTGCGTCGTTGCCCGTCGACATTCGCGTGGCAACAATACTTCTTTTCGTGACATACACTGAAGCGACTGCCTCGCGCTACGAATTTGCAAACCACGTTGCTGCCCAGGCAACAGCGATTCAGAAGTAGATATGACACCATAGAACATCGACAACGGGTGACAGTTCCGAAGGTTTAATCCGACTGCTTCATCGCTAGGAAACTCAGGGCTCCAGAGGAGTGTTTGGATAACAGAAGACACAAGTCCGGGGAGAGAGTTTGTTCCAGACAAGGGTAGTTTGACGGTGTTTGCATTCCCTTGCGAGCCACTTTTTTCACGCTTCGCCAGTAGAAATACTATTCTGGGGGCTGCGGCGCAAATCGAGTACCTCGGACATATCTGCCCATTCTACTCCACTGTGTCTGCAACATCCCCCTGCAGGGATGCCACACCGAGAAGCTGCACAGAGTGAGAATGATCCAAGCAACACGCGCCCATGGATTCGTGAGGTAAAGCTTAACAAAATGGTTTGCATTAGCCAGCAACCATACCGCGGGCTTCATTTCTCTGTCCGCTGTATCAGCAGCGTGGGCAGCGTCTGTGTGGCACTGATTTGCCATCTTTATGAAAAAACCATGATTTGTCAACTGGTATGATTCGTCGTAGAGCCAGCGCCGCGGAAACCGAACCGGAATGGGACGAGGCGAATGCTCGACATAGTAGCGGTTCCCTTAGCTCCCCTAGGAATTGGAAAGACATGGtatcttcttcactttctcatCGGTATCTTGGTTGAACCCGTTCGCTTCAGGACATCATAAACAAATATCTACAGAAACGCTGGCTGCCTGCCTTCTACGTAGCCGGAACGGTAGAGAAATTGGCCGTTCTGCCGCAACCGCCCGAGCAGACTTCACGCGCGCTTTACGGAtccctcttcctcgaagGAGATACACCAGGAAACGCTTTCTGCCGTTTTTGAGAAAGACGTTGCGGATACGTCTATAAATCGATAATGAACGATGAACGATGCCAGCGGGCGCCTCCATGAGGTCGACAAATGATCCATCAATGAATGCTACGTAGTTCTTGCGTGTTTTATCACTCGAGACGTCCTTCTTACTGCAGCCGCGTTCAAGAGCCCGCCAAGCACGGGCAGCATTGACGTCGATCCGTTCCAAAGCTGCGTTTTGACTCACATTCCAGAAGCCACTATTCGACGACGTTGTCCGGAGAGTTGTACCTTTGAAAGACGCGCGGCGACGCTTGGACGTTTGCTCCGTTCTCCCAATGGTGTTTCGGCATTTGTATCACGCACCATGTCGAGAGATGTGTCATTTACTCCTGTAGCACcgccgtctctttctgtaGCACCGCTGTACGTACCACCCCTTTCAGGATCCGTCTCAAGACCCAGAACGGAGTTCGCCCATGCTGTGCGCATCCGACGTGTAGAGCACTCGAAAGGAACGAAGGACGCAAGAGCCGTCAGGCACAGTGCAACCGAGAACAGCATTGTGCACGACTCATGACGGAATAGCCGCCCACGTCTCGCCTTCAGTCGACAGGGGAGCTGGAAACCGGGGGGGAACCCCGGACATTTCTTCTGAATCAAATGCATCATTCTCTTCTCACCGCCAGTCAACCCCCCAGATGCGACGACCCTCCTGGATGTATGCTTCACCGTTTGGGATGAACCTCATCAAGACGAAGGGACAACAATCACAAATTCCTGCTTGATCCAGAAAACGGTATAGAATCCGCGGGAAGATTGTACGGCTATCCGTAGAGACACACGGGGGACTAACGCTGCCTCACCAGGGAAGtgttctccgtttttcaATTCATGAACGGATTCTCCGCCGACAACGTTACCTACGATGGCTTGAGTCAAACTGACTGACTCCGTCTGCCATCTCTATTTATGCGTATAGAATTGCGGAGCTCTTTTGAAGGCAGTTAAGGCACATGCGTTTAGTTTCCAGACGAACAGCTCTCTCCaatatgcatgcagttccttcttcagtAGAATGCGTGCAGAGTTTGCGCCGTCCGCCATGCAGCTACGACGCTAAGACCCCGTGGACCCTTATCTCCGGGCAAACACATTCGTGCAGAAGACACGTGCTGTCCTCCGgccagcgacagaaaaaaggaaaattAGATATCCTCCAGAGAATAAAGACAGCCGACGGACAAAGGTAGCAGCGATCTGAAACTGTCTGCAGTCCGGCGCAACATGGTGGCAGCGGGTCCAtgtgaacagaaaaaaacacaggtCCTTTGTCTACCGCAATCCACCGTAGTCACTTTGTTTCATAGAGTTGTAGAGGCATTTTTCTTACCAAGGACGTCAGTTATACTCAGAGGACGTTTCATAGCGCCCCCACCCCCCATACTTACATGCTAGCTTTCGCCCAATGGGTGTCACTTGATGGCATGATTAAGCGGTTATCGCCTAAAGCAAAACGCTAGTCGAAATGCGGAAGCAGGACGTCACTGCGCTGAACCTGTGCAGTATAACTGCACTCACTAAAATGCATTTCAGTCTAAATATGGTGACTGAGATAGCTAGATGCCTTTGTATCCAGTTAGTGATATTCAGGTTCAAATATTCTTTTTGAACCTCGACAGATATTACAACTACCGTGAATGCCTGCTGGAGGTCCACGGATGGTGGcttattttcttctctaaTTGACGGTTGAGCTGCATTGCGTTCACACGCTTATCCTGGATACGATTAAATGCAATCTTAATGGAGCACGTGTGAACGACGATAATTCAGTGTGTAGCACCGTCCGTGGTAGGTAAAGGGGCCTTCACCCTTGGTGGTAACTGTGTTCGGGGACTTACTGCCATCATCAATCCAACACGATACCGTTACTCGAAAATGTCTTCTGGCTTACTGCACGAGCGAGTAGCTGCCGAGCAGTCCTGTCCAGAACGTCCGACAGGGTTCAAAAGGAAGAAGCTCTTTGAAATCGAAGCATGATCATGGAAAAGGAAGTCATTTGCAAATCTGGCCGCGACGCGAACCTTCATTGGTCTAACGTCTCTCGAAGTCTTGTAAGCTCAATGTCTCGAATGCCGGTTTTTTCATTGCTGGCAAACGTAGCGAGAAATAGAAGGGTTCTGCTGCGAGAAGCTCGCAGAGCAATACCCATCTCTAGAGAATGTTCAATGGACACTTGCAAGAGATACAAGATAGCAGGCACCTTAGACATCGATAATGCAATAATCATTCATGGTCCTTAGAAAATACGGTTTGGCTGCTCTTAGCGCAGTTGTCCTCTGACTGCGCAGTAGACATGTATGACGATGGCGCGTGtattttcctctcttctttatGGCTGAACCA includes:
- a CDS encoding Toxoplasma gondii family C protein (encoded by transcript TGME49_287280~Predicted trans-membrane domain (TMHMM2.0):34-54:136-159), with the protein product MMHLIQKKCPGFPPGFQLPCRLKARRGRLFRHESCTMLFSVALCLTALASFVPFECSTRRMRTAWANSVLGLETDPERGGTYSGATERDGGATGVNDTSLDMVRDTNAETPLGERSKRPSVAARLSKVQLSGQRRRIVASGILASVVLAVLLGTIFLNSGRNLRKATTPASSAALQVSTTGLQKRVCFADSEGDMIESLFRRTSCSSVLGDMKRERFRRLGLGEN